One genomic window of Daphnia pulex isolate KAP4 chromosome 10, ASM2113471v1 includes the following:
- the LOC124205885 gene encoding uncharacterized protein LOC124205885, which produces MTLFTSVTVIQLFFLLLARFTCLTTGAYLEDKVLQLEKNYIKIKEDLEAKVVNLETKVARLEAQVNHQESIFTALIKSERDKKFASQKGISRNVETNEHYKRNAAPRTCGEVFATNPLLDSGMYWIDPDGQGVGDNAINVYCNMTTGSTSVLHDSELKIDVGKCSDPGCYSRKINYYATEKQIAALVGLSNNCSQTIIYDCSNAPLINKDVSYSWWNDKNGNKKTFSSTGMANCDGSLRIQAIGVIESKQDLPMTRLNFGGTSQGSGQHTLGRLECTGKVKVEGMPTSCDDLWRIGNTMNGIYSIVANKKVQTVFCDFNKRLGSEKGFQTWIGFSNVKSAQVHFYAKMSAAFTKEKTPLPFKEARINVGKGMDLLTGKFTAPRTGFYFFSFTGLAEFPLASTSKTLGVRLLLDGTSVGNAWVSEQHTFKDQSSPLTLQSILYLKSGQKVWLEIDTISTGVKLFDRFYTHFTGFLLEEEDMSL; this is translated from the exons ATGACTCTCTTTACCAGCGTAACAgttattcaattgttttttcttcttttggctcgGTTCACTTGTTTAACAACGGGAGCATATTTGGAAGACAAAGTTTtgcaacttgaaaaaaattat ataaaaatcaaagaagatttGGAAGCCAAAGTGGTTAATTTGGAAACAAAAGTGGCTCGTCTAGAAGCCCAAGTTAACCACCAAGAATCGATTTTCACTGCTTTGATAAAGAGCGAACGGGACAAAAAGTTCGCATCACAGAAGGGCATTTCGAGAAATGTTGAAACGAATGAACATTACAAAAGAAATGCTGCCCCTAGGACATGCGGAGAGGTATTTGCAACAAATCCTTTGCTGGATTCCGGCATGTATTGGATAGACCCCGACGGCCAAGGAGTAGGAGACAATGCCATCAATGTCTATTGTAACATGACAACCG GCTCGACTTCAGTTTTGCATGACAGTGAACTTAAAATAGACGTGGGGAAATGCTCTGATCCTGGGTGCTATTCCaggaaaatcaattattacGCAACTGAAAAGCAAATTGCAGCCTTGGTGGGATTGTCAAATAATTGCAGTCAAACTATTATa TACGATTGCAGCAACGCTCCCTTAATAAATAAAGATGTCTCATATTCCTGGTGGAatgataaaaatggaaataagaaaacattttcatctaCCGGAATGGCTAACTGTGACGGTAGTCTACGTATTCAAGCCATTG GAGTAATTGAAAGTAAACAGGATCTCCCAATGACGCGCTTAAACTTTGGTGGAACCTCCCAAGGATCGGGTCAGCACACGCTGGGAAGATTGGAATGTACCGGAAAAGTGAAAGTTGAAGGAATGCCGACGTCGTGTGATGACCTATGGCGAATTGGCAACACCATGAACGGAATTTATTCCATAgtggcaaataaaaaagttcaaacTGTCTTCTGCGATTTTAATAAACGGCTTGGCAGCGAAAAAG GTTTTCAGACATGGATCGGATTTTCCAACGTTAAATCAGCGCAAGTCCATTTCTACGCGAAAATGAGTGCTGCGTTCACCAAAGAGAAAACTCCTCTTCCGTTCAAAGAAGCGCGGATAAACGTGGGAAAGGGCATGGACTTATTGACAGGGAAATTTACAGCACCTCGAACgggattttactttttctcatTCACAGGACTGGCAGAGTTTCCACTTGCATCGACTTCTAAAACTTTAGGAGTTCGCCTACTGTTGGACGGGACTTCTGTCGGAAATGCTTGGGTCAGTGAGCAGCACACCTTCAAAGACCAATCAAGTCCGTTGACCCTCCAATCGATCCTCTACTTGAAATCAGGCCAAAAAGTCTGGTTGGAGATTGATACAATTTCAACAGGGGTGAAATTGTTTGATAGATTCTACACTCATTTCACGGGTTTCCTGTTGGAAGAGGAGGATATGAGCCTTTGA